In one Chryseobacterium camelliae genomic region, the following are encoded:
- a CDS encoding ExbD/TolR family protein, producing the protein MKIQRRNKANPEFSLAAMTDVILLMLIFFMITSSAANQSAIDVKLPKAGAVDDNIPNPLTVSIKPDGSYFVDDNPANKDQLEQIIVDKLSNQTNKSFTIRADENTMHKDVVFVMEIAEKNKFNIAIATVKDK; encoded by the coding sequence ATGAAAATTCAGAGAAGAAATAAAGCGAATCCCGAATTCAGTTTGGCGGCAATGACAGATGTTATTTTACTGATGCTGATCTTTTTTATGATTACATCTTCTGCAGCCAATCAAAGCGCAATTGATGTTAAATTGCCGAAAGCGGGAGCGGTAGATGATAATATACCCAATCCTTTAACGGTAAGTATAAAGCCCGACGGATCTTATTTTGTGGATGATAATCCTGCAAACAAAGATCAGCTGGAGCAAATCATTGTTGATAAACTGTCAAACCAAACCAACAAATCTTTTACGATAAGGGCAGACGAAAATACAATGCATAAAGACGTGGTTTTTGTAATGGAAATTGCAGAAAAGAACAAGTTTAATATTGCGATTGCCACAGTAAAGGATAAATAA
- a CDS encoding ferric siderophore ABC transporter substrate-binding protein, with protein sequence MKTYVINKQEENKDRIKSALLSVLIWSAILLFVFLYKLKPELDPEPEVVTTMLVNFGDNRNGNGVEEPADQPGSLAAATEVTPEPVETAVPETKTIIKQEPQPETKKSEAKEKIITGNNSKATVPKKEESKADNKKAATSTSASKNTKKSGAVTANSKTGNGDGKGTAAIGNLIRGRGTKAGSQGDGTGIGNAGDPLGGDGNGDSKVGIDRRLVGYIPGTMGRGGAQPSHSCTASGSITIAYTVDKAGNVVSARRAGGVSDPCVSSTSVAWVKKYVKAEKANVSSTGTYKITF encoded by the coding sequence ATGAAGACTTACGTTATAAACAAACAAGAAGAAAACAAAGATAGAATAAAAAGCGCGCTGCTTTCTGTTCTTATCTGGTCTGCAATCTTATTGTTTGTTTTTTTATATAAATTAAAACCCGAACTGGATCCCGAACCGGAGGTTGTTACGACAATGCTGGTCAACTTCGGGGATAACAGAAACGGAAACGGGGTAGAAGAACCGGCAGATCAGCCGGGAAGTTTGGCTGCTGCCACAGAAGTTACTCCGGAGCCTGTAGAAACAGCGGTTCCTGAAACCAAAACGATTATAAAGCAGGAGCCACAACCTGAAACTAAAAAATCGGAGGCTAAGGAAAAGATCATTACAGGAAATAATTCTAAAGCAACTGTTCCTAAAAAAGAAGAATCAAAAGCGGATAATAAAAAAGCCGCTACGAGTACAAGTGCTTCTAAAAACACTAAAAAATCAGGTGCGGTTACTGCGAATTCAAAGACCGGAAACGGAGATGGAAAAGGAACAGCAGCTATTGGTAATTTGATCAGAGGAAGAGGAACCAAAGCTGGTAGCCAGGGAGACGGAACCGGAATTGGAAATGCAGGAGATCCTTTAGGTGGAGACGGAAATGGTGACAGTAAAGTAGGAATCGACAGAAGGTTGGTAGGCTATATTCCCGGAACGATGGGAAGAGGAGGGGCACAACCCTCTCATAGTTGTACGGCAAGTGGTTCTATCACGATTGCTTATACCGTAGATAAAGCAGGGAATGTAGTTTCTGCAAGAAGGGCAGGAGGTGTTTCAGATCCTTGTGTTTCTTCAACTTCGGTCGCGTGGGTGAAAAAATATGTAAAAGCCGAAAAAGCGAATGTTTCTTCCACAGGAACGTATAAGATTACCTTCTAA
- a CDS encoding T9SS type B sorting domain-containing protein: MKKYVLILLILILKGSNLLAQRDTEHWFAPMISRLNSFNKQALFLSTDSTIPFPVTIYNNNVAIGTVTISKGNPQSFIVDLDNMITETQTEAFKKTGRGLYVKGERPFFCTFRFSTNKHGEILTSKGKAGIGTKFYVSHAPLGAISTEYNFTCGILATEDNTTVTVSGYKPTVQFSNGTTGASNPTMTFTLNKGQSYIIEGSGNLASNQTGFIGSKITSDKPITVTNGNFRGQLTLTSFSNGGDILMDQSIPVERLGDEYALVKGMGLISENAEGALIIAVENNTQVYINDNNTPVVTLNEGEFYRVNSNYYLTYGFSGHANMRIRSSKKIYVYQLMAGTTNQSDLTGGVNYIPPLNCFLPKKIDEIGMIDILPYHTSITPFVKLNIITEAGATVTVNGTTLSGVQGPYPLSGNPNWQTYSVNNVTGNVTVQSTKAVTAGIASGEGVVGYGGYFAGFSSIPVIAKKNGNCIPGMTLEVDDSYATYQWNFNGNPIPGATTNTYSPIKAGNYTVTVSTGGSCPPATTPVFEVVMPPLPPSLLSNQTICIDATTTLDAGPGYQSYEWSTGATTQSISNVGPGNYWVILGYNGCFNRQEVSVKVALKPVIKNIDLENKKATITVTGGKPPYLYSTNKITWQTSNVFNNLPNGQNTFYVKDAYNCEPVQVELTVINIINAITPNGDNINDTISYAELKYKKDLSFSVYDRYGNHVFKGTAFNNYTWDGRFSNKKVLTGAYWYEISWKEPNLQNTAIKYTGWILLKNRD; encoded by the coding sequence ATGAAAAAATATGTACTTATTCTTTTAATATTGATTTTAAAAGGAAGTAACCTATTGGCTCAAAGAGATACCGAACATTGGTTTGCCCCAATGATATCAAGACTCAACAGTTTTAACAAACAGGCATTATTTTTATCAACAGATTCTACCATTCCTTTTCCTGTTACTATTTACAATAATAATGTAGCTATTGGAACAGTAACCATCAGTAAGGGAAATCCACAATCTTTTATTGTTGACTTAGATAATATGATTACCGAAACACAAACGGAAGCTTTTAAAAAAACAGGACGAGGTTTGTATGTAAAAGGAGAAAGACCTTTCTTCTGTACTTTTAGGTTCTCTACAAATAAACATGGAGAAATTTTGACCTCCAAAGGAAAAGCGGGTATTGGTACAAAATTTTATGTTTCTCATGCTCCTTTGGGAGCTATTTCTACCGAGTATAATTTTACCTGCGGCATTCTAGCAACAGAGGACAACACTACAGTAACAGTTTCGGGCTATAAGCCTACCGTCCAGTTCTCTAACGGAACGACAGGAGCTTCTAATCCTACGATGACTTTTACTTTAAATAAAGGGCAGTCGTATATAATAGAAGGCAGTGGTAATCTAGCTTCCAATCAAACAGGCTTTATCGGTTCAAAAATCACATCAGACAAACCTATTACTGTAACCAATGGAAATTTTCGTGGACAACTTACCCTTACCTCCTTTTCAAACGGAGGAGATATTTTAATGGATCAGTCTATTCCTGTGGAACGTCTGGGTGATGAATATGCATTAGTGAAAGGGATGGGATTGATTTCCGAAAATGCAGAAGGAGCGCTCATCATAGCAGTAGAAAACAATACGCAAGTTTACATAAATGACAACAATACTCCTGTGGTAACTTTGAACGAAGGCGAATTTTACAGAGTAAATTCTAACTATTATCTTACTTATGGTTTCAGTGGACATGCTAATATGAGAATTAGAAGCAGCAAAAAAATCTATGTCTATCAGCTCATGGCAGGAACGACGAACCAGAGCGACCTCACTGGAGGAGTAAACTACATCCCTCCCTTAAACTGTTTTCTTCCCAAAAAAATAGATGAAATAGGAATGATCGATATACTGCCTTATCATACTTCTATTACTCCTTTTGTAAAATTAAATATTATTACCGAAGCAGGAGCAACTGTCACAGTAAATGGAACAACGTTATCTGGCGTTCAAGGTCCGTATCCCTTATCAGGAAACCCGAACTGGCAAACGTATTCGGTAAACAATGTTACAGGGAATGTTACCGTACAGTCTACAAAAGCTGTTACCGCAGGTATTGCTTCCGGAGAAGGCGTTGTAGGTTATGGCGGTTACTTCGCAGGATTCTCTTCCATTCCTGTAATTGCTAAAAAGAACGGAAACTGTATTCCGGGAATGACGCTGGAAGTAGATGACAGCTACGCAACATATCAGTGGAATTTTAATGGAAATCCTATTCCGGGAGCCACTACAAATACCTATTCTCCAATCAAAGCAGGAAATTACACCGTAACCGTTTCAACAGGAGGAAGCTGTCCTCCTGCAACAACTCCTGTTTTTGAAGTGGTAATGCCTCCACTACCCCCTTCTTTACTTTCCAACCAAACGATTTGTATCGATGCAACCACAACTTTAGATGCAGGACCGGGATATCAGTCTTATGAATGGAGCACAGGAGCAACAACACAGTCCATTTCTAATGTCGGACCCGGAAACTATTGGGTGATTTTAGGTTATAATGGTTGTTTCAACAGACAAGAAGTTTCTGTAAAAGTAGCTCTAAAACCGGTGATCAAAAATATTGATCTTGAAAATAAAAAAGCCACCATTACCGTAACCGGAGGAAAACCGCCTTATTTATATTCTACTAACAAGATAACCTGGCAAACTTCTAATGTATTTAACAATCTGCCAAACGGACAGAATACATTTTATGTAAAGGATGCCTACAACTGTGAACCTGTACAGGTAGAACTGACTGTCATCAATATCATCAATGCCATCACTCCGAACGGAGACAACATTAATGATACGATTTCTTACGCAGAGCTTAAATACAAGAAAGATCTGTCTTTCTCTGTATATGACCGATATGGAAACCATGTTTTTAAAGGGACTGCCTTCAACAACTATACATGGGACGGAAGATTCAGCAATAAAAAAGTCCTTACAGGAGCCTATTGGTACGAAATATCATGGAAGGAACCTAATCTGCAAAATACCGCCATTAAATACACTGGCTGGATTTTATTGAAAAATAGAGATTAA
- a CDS encoding T9SS type B sorting domain-containing protein translates to MKRILFIFILFLSLGLNAQRDTDHWFAPMAGSLTNGSPKQALFLSTDSTTPFPVTIYNNNIAIGTVTISKGSPQTFDVPLNFMLGQNPSDAMSVKTRGLYLHGDLPFFVTYRFSEINHGEILTSKGKAGIGTKFYAVYAPLPATGVPVGGVQNFTCGILATEDNTQVKVSGYDMTTWFINNFNGLTHPSITITLNKGQSYIFTGAANRPGNRDGFIGAKIEATKPVSVTNGNFRGQFGLNPPYNGEDIIMDQSVPVDRLGNEFALIKGMGNILPEIEGALIVAPENDTKVWLNNNPTPVATLNEGDYYRVTAQNYVVNGPSHLNMYIRTSKNVYTYQLLSGTADNDATEGFNYIPPLNCLLPKTIDEIGKIGEMPYATTFSPPLFVKLNILTQAGATVTVNNVPLAATYGPFPITGTTNWVSYTVPNIAGNITVNSTKAVTAGIAGGSGNLGYGGYFAGFSSIPVISKTTGECAPGIVLQVDSGFNSYQWNLNGNPIPGATSNTYSPTQGGNYTVTITKENCSYTTYPYKVYSCLVNTVKPLNICSTGTPVTITPAFTSSTQTPVPSTVQIITPPANGTLTVNPATGILTYTANAGTTTDTFTYKFCGNDPDFTDCEQVKVNITVVPLILTDTTVSTCNVGGSGIFDLTTANVGAPASATKKYYPTLADLNANTNEIIPANAYPSTVPASVYVKVTTVDGCTENAKISLQFYPRVNVQDAALTECFNENDPSTGTFNLTTAAVTTTNPVTKKYYPTLNDATNGTNEITSPTNYISANSIVYVKVISNDGCFDFAKITLKVIPPKPSAVLKDQTICPEGRTTLDAGPGYTSYLWSTGATTQSIHNVPVGDYWVLLSSEGCKTKQVVKVHPFEIPKIKTVNVKNNTATVIAEGGVPPYQYSRDGQIWQDSNLFTYLPRGKNSFYVKDSNNCAPVQIQVTVANLVNAITPNGDGRNDDLDYSELSYLKDLKISIYNRYGQLLYSSDRNNNFKWDGSINGTPVNSGTYWYEIKWTDPDTHKTVTYTDWILVKNRN, encoded by the coding sequence ATGAAAAGGATCTTATTTATTTTTATATTGTTTTTATCTCTTGGTTTGAATGCCCAAAGAGATACAGACCATTGGTTTGCGCCTATGGCAGGAAGTCTTACCAACGGGAGCCCCAAACAGGCATTGTTTCTATCTACGGACAGCACAACTCCTTTTCCTGTTACCATTTACAATAATAATATTGCAATAGGAACCGTAACGATCAGTAAGGGAAGTCCTCAAACATTCGATGTACCGCTCAATTTCATGCTGGGTCAGAATCCTTCTGATGCCATGAGTGTAAAAACCAGAGGACTGTATCTTCATGGTGATCTTCCTTTTTTTGTTACCTATAGGTTTTCGGAAATCAATCATGGTGAGATTTTGACCTCTAAAGGAAAAGCTGGAATCGGTACAAAATTCTATGCTGTTTATGCTCCCTTACCAGCTACTGGTGTTCCCGTCGGTGGCGTTCAAAATTTCACTTGCGGTATTTTGGCTACAGAAGACAATACACAAGTTAAAGTTTCGGGATATGATATGACCACCTGGTTTATTAATAATTTCAATGGTCTTACCCATCCTTCGATTACCATTACTCTAAACAAAGGGCAGTCTTACATATTTACAGGGGCAGCAAACAGACCGGGAAATAGGGACGGATTTATCGGTGCTAAAATAGAAGCAACCAAGCCGGTATCTGTAACCAATGGAAATTTCCGTGGTCAATTCGGGCTTAACCCGCCATATAACGGTGAAGATATTATCATGGACCAGTCGGTTCCTGTTGATCGTTTAGGAAATGAATTTGCTCTTATCAAAGGAATGGGGAACATTCTTCCTGAAATTGAAGGAGCGCTCATCGTAGCCCCAGAAAATGACACTAAAGTATGGCTGAATAATAACCCTACCCCTGTCGCCACGTTAAATGAAGGTGATTATTACCGGGTAACCGCCCAAAATTATGTTGTAAACGGGCCTTCTCACCTCAACATGTACATTAGAACCAGCAAGAATGTCTATACCTATCAGCTTTTATCCGGTACTGCAGATAACGATGCCACAGAAGGATTCAATTATATTCCGCCATTAAATTGCCTTTTGCCCAAAACTATTGATGAAATTGGGAAAATAGGAGAAATGCCTTATGCTACTACTTTTAGCCCGCCACTTTTCGTAAAATTAAATATATTAACCCAGGCAGGAGCCACAGTAACGGTAAACAATGTTCCTCTGGCTGCAACTTATGGTCCCTTCCCCATTACCGGAACGACGAATTGGGTATCCTATACCGTTCCCAATATTGCGGGTAATATTACCGTAAATTCAACAAAAGCGGTCACTGCAGGAATTGCAGGAGGTAGTGGAAACTTAGGTTACGGAGGTTATTTTGCAGGGTTCAGCTCTATTCCTGTTATCAGCAAAACCACAGGAGAATGTGCTCCGGGAATCGTTTTACAGGTTGACAGCGGTTTTAACAGTTATCAATGGAACCTTAATGGAAATCCTATTCCGGGTGCCACCTCCAACACCTATTCTCCTACGCAAGGAGGAAACTACACTGTGACGATTACTAAGGAAAACTGTAGCTATACTACCTATCCTTATAAGGTGTATTCTTGTCTGGTGAATACTGTAAAACCATTAAATATTTGTAGTACGGGAACTCCGGTTACCATTACTCCTGCTTTTACAAGCTCTACACAAACTCCGGTTCCGAGCACAGTACAAATCATTACCCCGCCGGCAAATGGTACATTAACTGTAAATCCGGCAACAGGAATATTAACCTATACGGCTAATGCAGGAACAACAACAGATACCTTTACCTATAAGTTCTGTGGAAATGATCCCGATTTTACCGATTGCGAACAGGTAAAAGTAAATATTACTGTAGTTCCGCTAATTCTTACAGATACTACAGTAAGCACTTGTAACGTAGGAGGAAGTGGTATCTTTGATTTAACCACCGCGAATGTGGGAGCTCCAGCTTCTGCAACAAAAAAATATTATCCAACATTAGCCGATCTAAATGCAAATACGAATGAAATTATTCCTGCCAATGCATATCCGTCAACAGTTCCGGCTAGTGTTTATGTAAAGGTAACCACAGTAGACGGTTGTACTGAGAATGCTAAGATCTCGCTACAATTTTATCCGAGAGTAAATGTACAGGATGCTGCCTTAACCGAATGCTTCAATGAAAATGATCCTAGTACAGGAACGTTTAATTTGACCACCGCTGCTGTTACAACCACCAATCCTGTAACTAAAAAATATTATCCAACGCTTAATGATGCCACCAACGGAACCAATGAAATAACTTCACCTACCAACTATATTTCAGCGAATTCTATTGTCTATGTAAAAGTGATTTCCAACGACGGATGCTTCGATTTTGCTAAAATAACCCTGAAAGTTATTCCTCCGAAACCATCTGCTGTTTTGAAGGACCAAACAATATGTCCGGAAGGTCGAACGACTTTAGACGCAGGTCCCGGTTATACTTCTTATTTATGGAGCACAGGAGCAACCACACAATCTATACACAATGTTCCGGTAGGAGATTATTGGGTTCTTCTTTCTTCGGAGGGCTGTAAAACGAAACAGGTTGTGAAGGTTCATCCTTTTGAAATTCCAAAAATTAAGACCGTAAATGTAAAAAACAATACTGCAACTGTGATTGCAGAGGGCGGAGTTCCTCCTTATCAGTATTCCAGAGACGGGCAAATATGGCAAGATTCTAATTTGTTTACCTATCTGCCTCGTGGTAAGAACAGTTTTTACGTAAAAGATTCTAACAATTGTGCTCCGGTTCAGATTCAGGTAACGGTAGCGAATCTTGTCAATGCAATTACGCCCAACGGAGATGGCAGAAACGACGATTTAGATTATTCTGAACTCTCTTATCTGAAAGATTTAAAAATATCTATCTATAACAGATACGGACAACTCCTTTATTCTTCTGACAGGAATAATAACTTCAAATGGGACGGTTCTATTAATGGTACTCCCGTAAACAGCGGTACTTATTGGTACGAAATAAAATGGACCGATCCGGACACCCATAAAACGGTGACTTACACCGACTGGATACTGGTAAAAAATAGAAATTAA
- a CDS encoding T9SS type B sorting domain-containing protein, which yields MRPKNISHHPKQWLSFSKKLLFSFLLILFASNHLFSQRDTEHWFAPIKEAYTNTTNKQALFLSTDVTVPFPVTIYNNNIIIGTVTISKGNPQSFVIPKDVMITDSQSEIFSIKDRGLYVKGDKPFFCTFRFSVDKHGEILTSKGKAGIGTKFFVTHAPLSDKNPSFNFTCGILATEDNTTVTVSGYNPAVQFSNGTTGASNPVMTFTLNKGQSYIIEGNGNFIPNLTGFIGTRITSNKPVSVTNGNFTGQHTAIGNGAGGNDIYMDQSIPVERLGDEYIVMKGMAPLAYELEGAVVVAIENNTQVYLNDENTPVATLNEGQFYRILSTGFISQNFSGHYNMRIKSTKKIYVYQLLSGGTSGTYYNTGGANYIPPVNCFLPKKIDEIGMINTLPYFTTIDPKVRLNIITETGATVSVNGTTLSGVQGPYPVTGNPNWQTYSLENVTGNVTVTSTKAVTAGIAASHEAVGYGGYFAGFSSIPVIAKKNGNCIPGMTLEVDDSYATYQWNFNGNPIPGATINTYSPTKAGNYTVTVSVSGNCPPATTPVFEVVMPPMPPSSLSDKEICIDATTTLDAGPGYQSYEWSTGATTQSISNVGPGNYWVILGYNDCFSKYDIAVKAAPKPVIKNIDLENKKATLTVTGGKPPYLYSTNKITWQTSNVFNNLPNGQNTFYVKDAYNCEPVQVELTVINIINAITPNGDNINDTISYAELKYKKDLSFSVYDRYGNHVFKGTAFNNYTWDGRFSNKKILSGTYWYEISWKESNLQNTAIKYTGWILLKNRD from the coding sequence ATGCGTCCTAAAAATATTTCTCATCATCCAAAACAATGGCTTAGCTTTTCGAAGAAGCTTTTGTTTAGTTTTTTATTGATCCTCTTTGCCAGTAATCATCTTTTTTCGCAAAGAGATACCGAACATTGGTTTGCCCCAATAAAAGAGGCATATACTAATACTACCAATAAACAAGCTTTATTTTTATCAACAGACGTTACGGTTCCTTTTCCTGTTACTATTTATAACAACAATATAATTATTGGTACGGTAACGATCAGTAAAGGAAATCCTCAATCATTCGTGATTCCTAAAGATGTTATGATTACAGATTCTCAATCTGAAATATTCAGTATCAAAGACAGAGGATTGTATGTAAAAGGAGACAAACCGTTTTTCTGCACATTTAGGTTTTCAGTAGATAAGCATGGAGAAATTCTGACTTCTAAAGGTAAGGCCGGAATAGGCACCAAGTTTTTTGTGACACATGCTCCGTTGTCTGACAAAAATCCCAGTTTTAATTTTACCTGCGGAATTTTGGCCACAGAGGACAATACTACAGTAACGGTTTCCGGTTATAATCCTGCTGTTCAGTTTTCTAACGGTACCACAGGAGCTTCTAATCCTGTTATGACTTTCACTTTAAACAAAGGCCAATCCTATATTATAGAAGGAAACGGAAACTTTATACCCAATCTAACAGGTTTTATCGGAACAAGAATAACCTCCAATAAACCAGTCTCTGTAACGAATGGTAATTTTACCGGTCAACATACCGCGATCGGAAACGGAGCCGGAGGAAACGATATTTATATGGATCAGTCTATCCCTGTAGAACGACTGGGTGATGAATATATAGTAATGAAAGGAATGGCTCCCCTTGCTTATGAACTCGAAGGAGCAGTAGTTGTTGCAATAGAAAACAATACTCAGGTTTATCTGAATGATGAAAACACTCCTGTTGCTACTTTGAATGAAGGACAATTCTACAGGATTCTCTCAACAGGGTTTATTAGCCAAAACTTCAGCGGACATTATAATATGCGGATTAAAAGTACCAAAAAAATATATGTCTATCAGCTTTTGTCAGGTGGTACTTCAGGAACGTATTATAATACGGGTGGGGCTAATTACATCCCTCCTGTAAACTGTTTTCTTCCTAAAAAAATAGATGAAATAGGGATGATTAATACATTACCTTATTTCACAACGATTGATCCTAAAGTCAGGCTGAATATTATCACCGAGACAGGGGCTACAGTATCTGTAAATGGAACAACATTATCTGGCGTTCAAGGTCCGTATCCCGTAACAGGAAACCCGAACTGGCAAACGTATTCTTTAGAAAATGTAACAGGGAATGTCACAGTAACATCAACCAAAGCCGTAACAGCAGGAATAGCAGCGAGCCACGAAGCTGTAGGTTATGGCGGTTACTTCGCAGGATTCTCTTCCATTCCTGTAATTGCTAAAAAGAACGGAAACTGTATTCCGGGAATGACACTGGAAGTAGATGACAGCTACGCAACATATCAGTGGAATTTTAATGGAAATCCTATTCCAGGAGCCACTATAAATACCTATTCTCCAACCAAGGCGGGTAATTATACTGTAACCGTGTCTGTAAGTGGAAATTGTCCGCCGGCAACAACTCCTGTTTTTGAGGTCGTAATGCCTCCAATGCCTCCGTCTTCACTTTCCGATAAAGAAATTTGTATCGATGCAACCACAACATTAGATGCAGGACCGGGATATCAGTCTTATGAATGGAGCACAGGAGCAACAACACAGTCCATTTCTAATGTCGGACCCGGAAATTATTGGGTGATTTTAGGATATAACGATTGTTTTAGCAAATATGACATCGCTGTTAAAGCAGCCCCAAAACCGGTGATCAAAAATATTGATCTTGAAAATAAAAAAGCCACCCTTACCGTAACCGGAGGAAAACCGCCTTATTTATATTCTACTAACAAGATAACCTGGCAAACTTCTAATGTATTTAACAATCTGCCAAACGGACAAAATACATTTTATGTAAAAGATGCTTACAACTGTGAACCTGTACAGGTAGAACTGACTGTCATCAATATTATTAATGCCATCACTCCGAACGGAGACAACATTAATGATACGATTTCTTACGCAGAGCTTAAATACAAGAAAGATCTGTCTTTCTCTGTGTATGACCGATACGGAAACCATGTTTTTAAAGGGACTGCTTTCAACAACTATACATGGGACGGAAGATTCAGCAACAAAAAAATACTCTCCGGAACGTACTGGTATGAAATCTCTTGGAAGGAATCTAATCTGCAAAATACCGCCATTAAATACACCGGCTGGATTTTATTGAAAAACAGAGACTAA